A window of Elusimicrobiota bacterium contains these coding sequences:
- a CDS encoding DUF4910 domain-containing protein, protein MPEKPTRALIQSLLSDLFPICRSLTGDGVRATLRRLSKHVPLDVMEIPSGTRVFDWVVPWEWNIRDAHVKGPSGRKVIDFKKSNLHVVGYSVPIQKTMSLEQLQSKLHSLPDQPSAIPYVTSYYAKDWGFCLSHQERKKLRKGLYRVWIDSRLAPGSMTIGESVLRGDSDREILFSTYCCHPSMANNELSGPIVTLLMYRYLAGLPRRHFTYRFYFGPETIGALAYLSRRGAHLKKKMDAGFVVTCCGDRAPFTYKKVRRPDNVLDRAVLHVLKHRGKPFRVLDFFPTGSDDRQYASPGFNLPVGTLMRSMYGTYPEYHTSLDDCRFVTPESLYETALVYSRVVDALESDRAYLNLKPYGEPRLGKYGLYASLGASRVQSRRGRALRYVLNWSDGEHGLIEIAEKLGVPVWDLQPAVQDLIRAKLLRRIR, encoded by the coding sequence ATGCCCGAGAAACCCACCCGGGCGCTCATTCAAAGCCTGTTGTCGGACCTTTTTCCGATCTGCCGAAGTCTGACGGGCGATGGGGTTCGCGCGACCTTGCGGCGTTTGTCCAAACACGTCCCACTGGACGTTATGGAAATTCCCTCGGGGACCCGTGTGTTTGACTGGGTTGTGCCATGGGAGTGGAACATCCGTGACGCCCACGTGAAGGGGCCTTCCGGTCGGAAGGTGATTGATTTTAAGAAGTCCAATCTGCACGTCGTTGGTTACAGCGTCCCGATTCAAAAAACGATGTCGTTGGAGCAATTGCAATCAAAGCTGCATTCCCTCCCCGATCAGCCATCCGCCATCCCGTACGTCACCAGTTATTACGCGAAGGACTGGGGCTTCTGTCTTTCCCACCAGGAACGGAAAAAGCTAAGGAAGGGGCTCTATCGGGTTTGGATTGACAGTCGTCTTGCGCCCGGGTCCATGACAATCGGCGAATCGGTTCTCCGGGGCGACTCCGATCGCGAAATTCTTTTTTCGACTTATTGTTGCCATCCTTCGATGGCCAACAACGAATTGTCCGGGCCGATCGTCACGTTGCTGATGTATCGGTATTTGGCCGGACTTCCTCGGCGGCATTTCACGTATCGATTTTATTTCGGTCCCGAAACAATCGGGGCCCTGGCCTATTTGTCCCGTCGGGGGGCCCACCTCAAAAAAAAGATGGACGCCGGGTTTGTGGTCACGTGCTGCGGGGATCGAGCGCCGTTTACGTACAAAAAGGTCCGGCGTCCGGACAACGTGCTGGACCGTGCCGTGCTCCACGTCTTGAAACACCGGGGGAAGCCCTTTCGGGTTCTCGACTTCTTTCCCACGGGGAGCGACGATCGGCAATACGCCTCCCCCGGTTTTAATTTGCCCGTGGGCACGCTGATGCGATCCATGTACGGCACGTACCCCGAATACCACACGTCCCTGGACGATTGCCGGTTCGTGACGCCCGAATCCCTCTACGAAACGGCCCTGGTCTATTCCCGCGTGGTCGACGCGTTGGAATCCGATCGGGCGTACCTGAACCTCAAACCCTACGGCGAGCCGCGGTTGGGGAAATACGGATTGTACGCGTCCTTGGGCGCAAGCCGGGTGCAAAGCCGCCGCGGGCGCGCGTTGCGGTATGTGTTGAATTGGTCGGATGGAGAGCACGGGCTCATCGAGATCGCGGAAAAACTGGGGGTCCCGGTGTGGGATCTTCAGCCCGCTGTCCAGGATTTGATCCGCGCCAAACTCTTGCGTCGAATTCGCTGA